In one Candidatus Omnitrophota bacterium genomic region, the following are encoded:
- a CDS encoding aminoacetone oxidase family FAD-binding enzyme, producing the protein MPKFDVAVIGGGASGIAAAISAKRLGKSVVICEKMPRIGKKILASGNGRCNLLNDDLSEEYYNPAARPLIRNTFSKFGKDKIADFFGSLGLSLYSENGRIFPSTNQSASVLRVLELELGRLAIPAEVDFDVVSVTDKGEGFILTAGSGSNIESGSLIISGGGRSYPALGSDGSAFLLAEKFGHNIIEPVPSAVPLVVKDPLCHALQGQKITAKVTALVEGRAVCEASGDLLFTKYGLSGTSILDVSEEISIALTRAGKKDVIIEVDMVPFMTKSRLSAELKRKMTNKIAREDMTAGMLPNKFGAVINAITHDRQPDAMADALKGRLFKVSGTRGWNEADFTAGGVDVSEVIENSLESKIRKGLYFAGEVLDVNGKRGGYNLAWAWASGFVAGQTK; encoded by the coding sequence ATGCCTAAATTCGATGTTGCCGTCATCGGCGGAGGGGCCTCAGGCATTGCAGCCGCGATAAGCGCGAAGAGGCTCGGAAAGTCCGTAGTGATATGCGAAAAGATGCCGAGGATCGGCAAGAAGATCCTCGCATCCGGCAATGGCAGGTGCAACCTTCTTAACGATGACCTGTCCGAGGAATATTACAATCCCGCCGCAAGACCTCTCATAAGGAACACTTTCTCAAAATTCGGCAAAGACAAGATCGCGGATTTTTTTGGATCGCTAGGCCTCTCCCTGTATTCCGAAAATGGACGCATATTTCCATCGACAAACCAGTCCGCCTCCGTGCTGAGGGTATTAGAGCTGGAGCTCGGACGTTTGGCGATCCCCGCAGAAGTTGATTTCGACGTTGTCAGCGTTACGGATAAGGGGGAAGGTTTCATCTTAACTGCCGGATCCGGAAGCAATATAGAGTCCGGGTCGCTTATTATATCCGGCGGGGGGAGATCCTACCCTGCGCTCGGTTCAGACGGAAGTGCTTTCCTGCTGGCTGAAAAATTCGGTCACAACATAATAGAACCCGTTCCCTCCGCAGTCCCTCTGGTCGTCAAGGACCCGCTTTGCCATGCCCTTCAAGGACAGAAAATAACGGCTAAAGTAACAGCCCTCGTCGAAGGCCGCGCAGTGTGTGAGGCATCCGGGGACCTGCTCTTCACAAAATACGGACTATCGGGGACTTCGATACTCGATGTGAGCGAAGAGATATCTATAGCGCTGACGAGGGCCGGTAAGAAAGACGTTATTATAGAGGTTGACATGGTACCTTTTATGACAAAGTCCCGCCTATCGGCCGAGTTAAAGAGAAAGATGACTAACAAGATCGCGCGTGAAGATATGACGGCCGGCATGCTCCCGAATAAATTCGGAGCAGTCATAAATGCGATAACGCATGACCGGCAGCCTGATGCGATGGCAGATGCATTGAAAGGAAGGCTCTTCAAAGTATCGGGAACGCGAGGCTGGAATGAAGCGGACTTTACGGCAGGGGGCGTGGACGTGTCGGAAGTTATCGAGAATAGCCTTGAGTCAAAGATAAGGAAGGGCCTGTATTTCGCGGGCGAGGTCCTTGATGTGAACGGTAAGAGGGGCGGCTATAATCTTGCATGGGCCTGGGCGTCCGGGTTCGTAGCGGGTCAAACCAAATAA
- a CDS encoding glycogen/starch/alpha-glucan phosphorylase produces MKEKKKEAHGTAIIFKDMTKNGIRLSFTANREYALAKDKYTATLYDDFVATSIAIRDRIVERWISTQQRYHRENLKRVYYLSMEFLIGRLLGTNMINLGLWNQTKDALKDMGLDMADLMECEADAGLGNAGLGRLAACFLDSMAMLGIPAHGYGIRYEYGIFHQKIINGYQVEFPDEWLRLGNPWEFQRPEYTVKVRYYGHTFMTHDEKGNLRANWVDTDDVLAMPYDVPVSGYSNDVVNTLRLWSARSSEDFDLSYFNHGDYERAVYNKVLTENISKVLYPNDNVSQGKELRLKQEYFFTAASISDIIRRFKSENRDLKTLPEKVAIQLNDTHPSIAIAELMRILVDEEHMGWNAAWDITVNTFAYTNHTIMPEALEQWPVPLFEKLLPRHMQIIYEINFRFLQEVAAEFPGDNDRLRRMSIIEEADTKKIRMGHLALVGTYSVNGVSELHSDLLKTRLFRDFYELWPEKFNNKTNGITQRRWLKESNPGLSGLITEAIGDSWITDLFQLEKLLPLKDDASFREKWQKVKSDNKKRLAEHIHKTTGISIDAHSMYDIQVKRLHEYKRQVLLAFYILSQYIRLKKDPKTPFVPRTFIFSGKAAPGYYMAKLVIKFINSVADVINKDKAIGDKMKVVFLENYQVSLAEKIFPASDLSEQISTAGMEASGTGCMKFMVNGALTIGTLDGANIEIGKAVGHDNIFIFGLKAQEIEKIREQGYKPQDYIDRSPNLGEIFHLINSNFLSPVEFGLFDPMVQSLVHMDYFFVCADFDDYCKTQDSVSKLYIDQMEWTKKSIINVAKSGKFSSDRTIEEYAKEIWRVPYSRR; encoded by the coding sequence ATGAAAGAAAAAAAGAAAGAGGCTCACGGGACCGCTATAATATTCAAGGACATGACCAAGAACGGCATCAGGTTGTCTTTCACGGCAAACAGGGAGTACGCGCTGGCCAAAGACAAATACACTGCGACTCTGTACGATGATTTTGTCGCTACTTCGATCGCTATAAGGGACAGGATCGTAGAGCGCTGGATATCTACCCAACAGAGATACCACAGAGAAAACCTCAAGAGGGTCTATTATCTGTCCATGGAATTCTTGATAGGGCGTCTTCTGGGGACCAATATGATCAATCTCGGCCTTTGGAACCAGACTAAAGACGCTCTTAAGGATATGGGCCTTGACATGGCCGATTTGATGGAGTGTGAGGCAGATGCCGGGCTCGGGAACGCGGGGCTCGGGAGGCTCGCGGCCTGCTTTCTGGATTCCATGGCCATGCTCGGTATTCCGGCTCATGGATACGGGATCCGTTATGAGTACGGCATATTCCACCAGAAGATAATTAACGGATATCAGGTCGAGTTTCCCGATGAGTGGCTAAGGCTCGGGAACCCGTGGGAATTCCAAAGGCCGGAATATACCGTAAAGGTCCGTTATTACGGCCATACCTTTATGACCCATGATGAGAAAGGTAACCTCCGCGCTAACTGGGTAGATACAGATGACGTGCTTGCGATGCCGTACGACGTGCCTGTGTCCGGTTACAGTAATGACGTCGTCAATACGCTCAGGCTGTGGTCCGCGCGCAGTTCCGAGGATTTCGACCTCAGTTATTTTAATCACGGGGATTATGAGAGGGCCGTGTATAACAAGGTGTTGACGGAGAACATCTCAAAAGTATTATATCCAAACGACAATGTCAGCCAGGGCAAGGAGCTCCGATTAAAACAGGAGTATTTTTTCACGGCGGCTTCCATTTCCGACATAATAAGGCGGTTTAAGAGCGAGAACCGCGATTTGAAGACGCTGCCTGAGAAAGTCGCCATCCAGTTGAACGACACACATCCGTCCATAGCCATAGCCGAGTTGATGAGGATACTCGTAGACGAAGAGCATATGGGATGGAATGCCGCATGGGATATCACCGTCAACACATTTGCCTACACAAACCACACTATTATGCCGGAAGCGCTAGAGCAGTGGCCCGTGCCTCTCTTTGAGAAACTTCTTCCCCGGCATATGCAGATAATCTATGAGATCAATTTCAGATTTTTACAGGAAGTGGCGGCAGAATTCCCGGGCGACAACGATCGCTTGAGAAGGATGTCGATCATAGAGGAGGCAGACACTAAGAAGATCAGAATGGGACACCTTGCGCTTGTGGGCACGTATTCGGTGAACGGGGTCTCCGAACTCCATTCGGATCTTTTGAAGACGCGCCTATTCAGGGATTTTTACGAATTATGGCCGGAAAAATTCAATAATAAAACTAACGGGATTACCCAGCGGCGTTGGCTGAAAGAGTCTAATCCGGGCCTGTCGGGTTTGATAACAGAGGCGATAGGTGACAGCTGGATAACGGACCTTTTTCAGCTTGAAAAACTCCTCCCCCTGAAGGATGACGCTTCTTTCCGTGAGAAATGGCAAAAGGTAAAGTCTGACAACAAGAAGAGGCTTGCCGAGCATATCCATAAGACCACCGGAATAAGTATCGACGCGCATTCTATGTATGACATCCAGGTGAAGAGGCTGCATGAATATAAGCGGCAGGTCCTTCTCGCATTTTATATACTATCGCAATATATCAGGCTGAAGAAAGACCCGAAGACGCCTTTTGTCCCGCGGACTTTTATCTTCAGCGGCAAGGCTGCGCCCGGATATTACATGGCAAAGCTTGTGATAAAATTCATAAACAGCGTTGCCGATGTCATCAACAAGGACAAGGCAATAGGCGACAAGATGAAAGTCGTCTTCCTGGAGAACTACCAGGTTTCGCTGGCCGAGAAGATATTCCCCGCAAGCGACCTTTCCGAGCAGATATCCACCGCGGGCATGGAGGCTTCAGGTACCGGCTGCATGAAGTTCATGGTAAACGGGGCGCTGACCATAGGAACGCTCGACGGCGCCAACATCGAGATCGGGAAAGCGGTGGGCCATGATAACATATTCATCTTCGGCCTCAAGGCACAGGAGATCGAAAAGATAAGGGAGCAAGGTTACAAGCCGCAGGATTATATAGACCGTTCCCCGAACCTTGGCGAGATATTCCATCTGATCAATAGTAATTTTCTATCGCCGGTAGAATTCGGCCTGTTCGATCCCATGGTGCAGTCACTGGTGCATATGGACTATTTCTTCGTATGCGCTGATTTTGATGACTATTGCAAGACGCAGGATTCTGTCTCCAAACTGTATATAGACCAGATGGAATGGACGAAGAAGTCTATCATCAACGTAGCTAAAAGCGGAAAATTTTCAAGCGACAGGACTATAGAGGAATACGCTAAGGAAATTTGGCGCGTGCCATACAGCAGGCGGTAG
- a CDS encoding exonuclease domain-containing protein, whose amino-acid sequence MSGKLKIKDVSFTVFDVETTGLYPYSGDRICEIAAVRIDPGKRTPKTLHSLVDPQRPISYGASLVNKITDEMVAGKPTIDEILPFFLKFIKGSALVAYNAGFDIGFIEYALGRDKDLLKDYYVIDALRLARRLFPGIGRYNLGNVARTLNISAEGEHRALSDVKMTLAVFKKELKIMDKEGITLIDDIVFVKTNKAPFARKVKDYKTRLIEKAIREEKSLNITYRSAWTNSVTERIITPKEIRSGYDRSYVIAHCHMKNEERNFRMDCILNADVIEYDGIQIKSEV is encoded by the coding sequence ATGAGCGGCAAACTTAAGATTAAGGATGTTTCATTTACGGTATTCGACGTCGAAACGACCGGCCTATATCCGTATTCCGGCGATAGGATATGCGAGATAGCGGCGGTGAGGATCGATCCGGGCAAACGAACTCCGAAGACATTGCATTCCCTTGTGGACCCGCAGAGGCCGATATCGTACGGCGCTTCTTTAGTAAATAAAATTACCGACGAGATGGTAGCGGGCAAACCGACAATAGACGAGATCCTGCCTTTCTTTTTAAAATTCATCAAAGGCAGCGCCCTCGTGGCTTATAACGCAGGATTCGATATAGGTTTCATAGAGTATGCCCTCGGCAGAGATAAAGACCTGCTGAAAGATTATTATGTGATTGACGCGCTTAGGCTCGCGCGCAGACTCTTTCCCGGGATCGGAAGGTATAATCTAGGCAATGTCGCGCGGACGCTTAACATCAGTGCCGAGGGTGAGCACAGGGCATTGTCGGATGTCAAGATGACGCTTGCGGTATTCAAAAAAGAACTCAAGATAATGGATAAGGAAGGCATAACCCTGATCGACGACATAGTCTTCGTCAAGACCAATAAAGCGCCATTCGCCAGAAAGGTAAAAGATTACAAGACGAGGCTTATTGAAAAAGCGATCAGGGAAGAGAAGAGCCTGAACATAACTTACCGCTCTGCCTGGACCAACAGTGTTACCGAGCGCATCATAACCCCCAAAGAGATACGCAGCGGTTATGACAGGTCATACGTAATCGCCCACTGCCACATGAAGAATGAGGAGAGAAATTTCCGGATGGATTGCATACTTAATGCGGACGTGATAGAATACGATGGTATCCAAATAAAGAGCGAGGTATAA
- the efp gene encoding elongation factor P, which translates to MKASELKKGMIIKEGTEFYVVIEMEHRTPGNLRAIYQATLKNLLVPRILNRRYSPTDTVEKADLESKKVQYLYNDHSGFHFMDMDNYETMTISSELAALVKDYLKENLEVELLYHEHHPIAIELPVSVALKIKESAPGAKGDTSGKAMKPATLETGLVINVPLFIEEGETVMVDTRTGEYLGRA; encoded by the coding sequence ATGAAAGCGTCAGAGTTGAAAAAGGGGATGATAATCAAGGAGGGGACCGAATTTTACGTCGTGATAGAGATGGAGCACAGGACTCCGGGAAACCTGAGGGCCATATATCAGGCCACGCTTAAAAACCTGCTGGTCCCAAGGATCCTGAACAGGCGTTATAGTCCGACAGACACCGTAGAGAAGGCCGATCTTGAGTCAAAGAAGGTACAATATTTGTATAACGACCACTCGGGGTTCCATTTTATGGATATGGATAATTATGAGACTATGACGATAAGCTCGGAGCTCGCGGCGCTTGTGAAGGATTATCTGAAAGAAAATCTCGAGGTCGAACTTTTATATCACGAGCACCACCCTATTGCCATAGAATTGCCGGTCAGCGTAGCCCTCAAGATAAAGGAATCCGCGCCCGGCGCAAAAGGCGATACATCGGGCAAGGCGATGAAGCCGGCCACCCTCGAAACAGGGCTTGTCATAAATGTCCCCCTGTTCATTGAAGAGGGGGAAACGGTCATGGTCGACACAAGGACCGGAGAATACTTAGGGCGCGCCTGA
- a CDS encoding lysophospholipid acyltransferase family protein: MLKKMASSASIWIITFTLTAVLFFVMLFLTIILFPFDRKRKIVHAQCFWWAGAVVYSNPYWTLRVSGLENIDHKKTYIVVANHQSLADIAVIYFTRMQFKWVAKAALFKVPFIGWCMSLARHIKLARGNFGSIKKVYREAAGWLRSGVSVLFFPEGTRSGTDEMGDFQNGAFKLAIKEGVPILPISISGTRDTIPKGSWMFETKVVGVMKVLPPIETAGFSPADFSRLRDITRSAIGSS, encoded by the coding sequence ATGCTTAAAAAGATGGCATCCTCCGCATCAATATGGATCATAACTTTCACCCTTACTGCCGTTCTTTTTTTCGTGATGCTCTTCCTTACCATCATACTGTTTCCTTTCGATCGCAAAAGGAAGATCGTCCATGCACAGTGTTTCTGGTGGGCCGGCGCTGTGGTATACTCAAACCCTTACTGGACCCTTAGAGTGTCCGGCCTGGAGAACATCGATCATAAAAAAACCTACATAGTTGTCGCCAACCACCAGAGCCTCGCTGATATAGCGGTGATATATTTTACAAGGATGCAATTTAAATGGGTGGCAAAGGCTGCCCTGTTCAAAGTGCCGTTCATAGGATGGTGCATGTCGCTCGCCAGGCACATAAAACTCGCCAGAGGAAATTTCGGGAGCATCAAGAAAGTCTACAGGGAGGCTGCCGGGTGGCTGAGGAGCGGCGTTTCGGTACTGTTCTTCCCGGAAGGCACACGCAGCGGGACTGATGAGATGGGCGATTTCCAGAACGGCGCTTTCAAGCTTGCCATAAAGGAAGGCGTTCCCATACTTCCTATATCGATCAGCGGGACCCGCGATACTATACCTAAGGGCAGCTGGATGTTCGAGACCAAAGTCGTCGGCGTCATGAAAGTCCTGCCGCCTATAGAAACAGCAGGATTCAGCCCCGCGGATTTCAGTCGTCTCAGGGACATTACCCGCTCTGCAATAGGGTCTTCTTGA
- the ala gene encoding alanine dehydrogenase — MKTLMIPRSRIVPLVSMRRAMNIVEDVFHAHGLGRVQMPAKIYIHLDKYHGDFRAMPAYIGGMEACGIKWVNVHPGNRSRGLPSVMAVIIVSSPKTGLPLAIMDGTYITSLRTGAAGGIAAKYLARRRSSSAGFVGCGVQAANQFLALIEIFRLKTVDVYDTDRARAALFVKRTKLAGLKFRICDNIEECVRGKDIVVTSTPSRRPIIDARWISPGTHINAIGADAKGKEELDPAIFKKAGIFVDDVIQASHSGEINVPIAEKMIKISDIRSTLGEVIAKKKKGRRSQEDITIFDSTGLAVQDVAVADYVYRSVLRRRGRRVSGIDLAG; from the coding sequence ATGAAGACGTTAATGATACCGCGCAGCCGGATCGTCCCGCTGGTCAGTATGCGCCGGGCCATGAATATAGTGGAGGATGTATTTCATGCCCACGGCCTGGGTCGAGTACAGATGCCGGCCAAGATATACATACACCTTGATAAGTATCACGGAGATTTCCGGGCCATGCCCGCCTACATAGGCGGGATGGAGGCCTGCGGAATAAAGTGGGTCAATGTCCATCCCGGGAATAGGTCTCGCGGACTACCGTCCGTGATGGCCGTAATAATAGTAAGTTCCCCGAAAACAGGGCTTCCTCTGGCCATAATGGACGGAACTTACATCACAAGTCTCCGTACAGGCGCTGCCGGCGGAATAGCCGCAAAATACCTGGCAAGACGGCGATCGTCCTCGGCAGGATTCGTCGGTTGTGGCGTCCAGGCCGCAAACCAGTTCCTTGCGCTCATAGAGATATTCCGGCTCAAAACAGTTGATGTCTACGATACGGACAGGGCCCGGGCGGCATTGTTCGTGAAGAGGACCAAACTCGCAGGTCTCAAATTCAGGATATGCGATAATATTGAAGAGTGCGTACGCGGCAAGGACATCGTCGTAACCAGCACGCCATCGCGCAGGCCTATAATAGACGCAAGGTGGATCTCGCCGGGCACGCACATCAACGCGATCGGCGCGGATGCGAAAGGCAAAGAGGAGCTAGATCCGGCCATATTTAAGAAGGCCGGAATATTCGTTGACGACGTAATTCAGGCTAGCCACAGCGGCGAAATAAACGTCCCTATAGCCGAGAAGATGATAAAGATATCCGATATACGCTCTACTTTAGGCGAGGTCATAGCAAAAAAGAAGAAAGGGCGGAGGTCGCAAGAAGATATTACGATCTTCGACTCGACCGGACTTGCGGTCCAGGACGTTGCAGTGGCAGATTATGTATACAGATCGGTCTTGCGCCGTCGCGGAAGGCGCGTATCCGGCATAGATCTGGCAGGGTGA
- a CDS encoding nucleoside triphosphate pyrophosphatase, translating to MRKIILASGSKARQRLLRQIGLRFRIEKSNVREEHLLTGSCRSLVMRNAVKKAADIAGKNGSGVVIAADTVVLVGNRIIGKPKNMKDAMRTLKTLSRKPQWVYTGIAVVDIDKGRTYTDFDKTKVYIYRLDDRQIRSYFRKISPFDKAGSFDVQGPGSIFIDRIEGCFYNVVGLPLAKLAKLLKKTGVEIF from the coding sequence ATGCGTAAAATAATATTAGCTTCCGGATCGAAGGCGAGACAAAGGCTGCTGCGCCAGATAGGCCTCAGGTTCAGGATAGAAAAGTCCAATGTCAGGGAAGAGCATCTGCTTACAGGCTCATGCAGATCGCTTGTCATGCGCAATGCAGTAAAGAAGGCTGCAGACATTGCCGGCAAGAATGGCTCAGGCGTGGTCATTGCCGCTGATACGGTGGTGCTCGTCGGGAATAGGATAATAGGTAAGCCGAAGAACATGAAAGACGCCATGAGGACCCTTAAGACCCTTTCACGGAAACCACAGTGGGTCTATACCGGCATTGCGGTCGTTGATATCGACAAAGGCAGGACCTATACGGATTTTGATAAGACGAAGGTCTATATCTACCGCCTGGATGACAGGCAGATCAGGAGTTATTTCAGGAAGATATCGCCGTTTGACAAAGCGGGTTCATTCGATGTCCAGGGACCCGGAAGCATCTTTATCGACAGGATAGAGGGATGTTTTTATAATGTGGTTGGGCTACCGCTCGCAAAACTCGCCAAACTGCTCAAAAAGACCGGCGTAGAGATATTCTAG
- a CDS encoding aldolase catalytic domain-containing protein: MFREKIKVVDCTIRDGGLINNHKFDLKFVRAVYKGLAEAGVDYMEVGYKNSKSLFSPKEYGDWKFCDDDDIKNVIHGVESETKISVMVDVGRVDIDDIKPCKESPVDMIRVASYVKDIDKAIYLVNHFADKGYETTVNIMAISKALDNELNEALEQLEKESRAEVVYIVDSYGALYQESTEFLVKKAKSILKTKEVGMHAHNNQQLAFCNTIEAIIHDANYVDGTVFGLGRAAGNCPLELLIGFLKNPKYDIRPILDLISEEFIPLSKKLEWGYVIPYAIAGMLNEHPKAAMELRSGDKKENYRAFYESLKGTDLD; this comes from the coding sequence ATGTTCAGGGAAAAGATAAAAGTGGTCGATTGCACCATAAGGGACGGCGGGCTTATCAATAACCACAAGTTCGACTTGAAATTCGTAAGGGCCGTATATAAGGGCCTTGCCGAGGCCGGCGTCGATTACATGGAAGTCGGGTACAAGAATTCCAAAAGCCTTTTCTCTCCGAAAGAGTACGGCGACTGGAAGTTCTGCGACGACGATGACATAAAGAATGTCATACACGGCGTAGAATCCGAGACGAAGATCTCCGTCATGGTCGATGTTGGCCGCGTAGACATAGACGACATAAAGCCGTGTAAAGAAAGCCCTGTAGATATGATACGGGTGGCTTCATACGTAAAGGATATCGACAAGGCCATATACCTCGTCAATCACTTCGCGGATAAAGGCTATGAGACGACCGTGAATATCATGGCAATATCCAAGGCCCTCGATAACGAGTTGAACGAGGCCCTCGAACAGCTCGAAAAAGAGTCTAGGGCCGAGGTCGTCTACATAGTCGACAGCTACGGCGCGCTCTACCAGGAGTCGACCGAATTCCTGGTAAAGAAGGCGAAGAGCATACTAAAGACGAAAGAGGTGGGCATGCACGCGCACAATAACCAGCAGCTCGCGTTTTGCAACACCATCGAAGCTATAATACACGACGCGAACTATGTCGACGGCACGGTCTTCGGCCTCGGCCGGGCCGCGGGCAATTGTCCTCTCGAACTATTGATCGGCTTCCTGAAGAACCCCAAGTACGATATCCGCCCTATACTGGATCTCATATCCGAAGAGTTCATCCCGCTCAGCAAAAAGCTGGAATGGGGTTATGTCATACCGTACGCCATTGCAGGTATGCTCAATGAGCATCCCAAGGCGGCGATGGAATTGCGTTCCGGCGACAAGAAGGAAAACTACAGGGCCTTTTACGAAAGCCTTAAAGGAACGGACCTGGACTAG
- a CDS encoding protease inhibitor I42 family protein, translating into MMARGIVFGLILMIAAIGWSQAADNQEAFTDPSLAIEAEAGKDAVITLESNKTTGFEWQIAEPLSENIIEFKSSEYIALGGKLVGAGGKEVWTFRALGPGKTCIVMKYARPWEKDVAPAKKATFTVSVR; encoded by the coding sequence ATGATGGCAAGGGGGATAGTTTTTGGCTTGATACTAATGATAGCGGCTATCGGGTGGAGCCAGGCGGCGGATAATCAGGAAGCCTTTACCGATCCATCGCTGGCGATCGAAGCCGAGGCCGGCAAAGATGCGGTCATAACTCTTGAATCGAACAAGACCACGGGTTTTGAGTGGCAGATAGCTGAGCCGCTCAGCGAGAATATAATAGAATTCAAGAGTTCGGAGTATATAGCGTTGGGCGGGAAGCTGGTCGGAGCCGGCGGAAAAGAGGTCTGGACGTTCAGGGCCCTCGGCCCGGGGAAAACCTGCATAGTGATGAAATACGCCAGGCCATGGGAAAAAGACGTCGCCCCCGCGAAGAAAGCGACGTTTACGGTATCAGTCAGGTAG